Proteins from a genomic interval of Lycium ferocissimum isolate CSIRO_LF1 chromosome 2, AGI_CSIRO_Lferr_CH_V1, whole genome shotgun sequence:
- the LOC132036331 gene encoding LOB domain-containing protein 38-like: MSCNGCRVLRKRCSENCILRPCLQWIETPEAQGHATIFVAKFFGRAGLMSFISAVPENQRPSLFQSLLYEAVGRTVNPVNGVVGLLWTGNWHVCKAAVETVLRGSTLQPIPELLGKTPPIDETCECTDLRRNMRSPKMQKRCCSADLDFSLLTRGFQSQMVYDPPSRNSEESVVTTMCCTDQQGKEPTLLGLFT, encoded by the exons ATGAGTTGTAATGGTTGTCGAGTGCTTCGAAAGAGATGCAGTGAGAACTGTATCCTCAGACCTTGTTTACAATGGATTGAAACTCCTGAAGCTCAGGGCCATGCCACCATTTTCGTTGCTAAGTTCTTCGGACGTGCTGGCCTCATGTCCTTCATTTCCGCTGTCCCAGAAAACCAACGGCCTA GTCTATTTCAGTCCTTATTATACGAAGCTGTAGGAAGGACAGTTAACCCAGTGAACGGAGTTGTGGGACTATTATGGACAGGCAATTGGCACGTATGTAAAGCGGCAGTGGAAACTGTCCTCCGCGGCAGCACATTGCAGCCAATCCCGGAGCTTCTCGGAAAGACACCACCAATCGATGAGACATGTGAATGCACAGATCTTCGTCGAAACATGCGATCACCAAAGATGCAAAAACGGTGTTGTTCGGCAGATCTTGATTTCAGTTTATTAACACGAGGTTTCCAGAGTCAAATGGTGTATGATCCTCCATCGAGGAACTCAGAGGAATCTGTTGTAACGACTATGTGTTGTACAGATCAACAAGGAAAAGAGCCCACACTACTGGGCTTGTTCACTTAG